A genomic window from Streptomyces sp. MST-110588 includes:
- a CDS encoding CoA-acylating methylmalonate-semialdehyde dehydrogenase, which yields MKTINHWIGGKPVEGVSGHHGPVYDPATGAQTKQVALASAAEADAAVAAAKEAYATWGTSSLATRTAILFRYRELIDAHREEIAALITAEHGKVHADALGEVARGLEIVELACGIPQQLKGELSTQVSTRVDVAAIRQPLGVVAGITPFNFPAMVPLWMFPMAIACGNTFVLKPSEKVPSAALRLAELAAEAGLPDGVLNIVNGEREAVDRILAHPDVAAVSFVGSTPIARHVHTTGTANGKRVQALGGAKNHMLVLPDADLDLAADSAINAAYGSAGERCMAISVVVAVGATADPLIEKIKERAAALRIGPGQDPASEMGPLITKAHRDKVASYVTGAAAQGADVVIDGTGHTVPGHENGHWIGVSLLDHVTPDMDAYREEIFGPVLSVVRVDTYDDAIALMNASPWGNGTAIFTRDGGAARRFQLEAEAGMVGINVPIPVPVGYHSFGGWKDSLFGDHHIYGNDGVHFYTRGKVITTRWPDPADSGINLGFPRNH from the coding sequence ATGAAGACCATCAACCACTGGATCGGCGGAAAGCCCGTCGAGGGTGTCTCCGGCCACCACGGCCCGGTCTACGATCCGGCGACCGGAGCGCAGACCAAGCAGGTCGCCCTGGCCTCGGCCGCGGAGGCCGACGCGGCGGTGGCCGCCGCCAAGGAGGCGTACGCGACCTGGGGCACCAGCTCCCTGGCCACCCGTACGGCCATCCTGTTCAGGTACCGCGAGCTGATCGACGCCCACCGCGAGGAGATCGCCGCGCTGATCACCGCCGAACACGGCAAGGTGCACGCCGACGCGCTCGGCGAGGTGGCCCGCGGCCTGGAGATCGTCGAGCTGGCCTGCGGCATCCCGCAGCAGCTCAAGGGCGAGCTGTCCACCCAGGTCTCCACCCGCGTCGATGTCGCCGCCATCCGCCAGCCACTGGGCGTCGTCGCCGGCATCACCCCCTTCAACTTCCCCGCCATGGTGCCCTTGTGGATGTTCCCCATGGCCATCGCCTGCGGCAACACCTTCGTCCTCAAGCCGAGTGAGAAGGTGCCCTCCGCGGCCCTCAGGCTCGCCGAACTGGCCGCCGAGGCGGGCCTGCCGGACGGTGTCCTGAACATCGTCAACGGCGAGCGGGAAGCCGTCGACCGCATCCTGGCCCACCCGGACGTCGCCGCCGTCTCCTTCGTCGGCTCCACCCCCATCGCCCGCCACGTCCACACCACCGGCACCGCCAACGGCAAGCGCGTGCAGGCCCTGGGCGGCGCCAAGAACCACATGCTGGTCCTCCCGGACGCCGACCTCGACCTGGCCGCGGACTCGGCGATCAACGCCGCGTACGGCTCGGCCGGTGAGCGCTGCATGGCCATCTCCGTCGTGGTGGCCGTGGGCGCCACCGCCGACCCCCTCATCGAGAAGATCAAGGAGCGCGCCGCCGCCCTGAGAATCGGCCCCGGCCAGGATCCGGCTTCCGAGATGGGCCCGCTCATCACCAAGGCCCACCGCGACAAGGTCGCCTCGTACGTCACCGGCGCCGCCGCCCAGGGCGCCGACGTCGTCATCGACGGCACCGGCCACACCGTCCCCGGCCACGAGAACGGCCACTGGATCGGCGTCTCCCTCCTGGACCACGTCACCCCGGACATGGACGCCTACCGCGAAGAGATCTTCGGCCCGGTCCTGTCCGTCGTCCGCGTCGACACCTACGACGACGCCATCGCCCTGATGAACGCCTCCCCCTGGGGCAACGGCACCGCGATCTTCACCCGCGACGGCGGCGCCGCCCGCCGCTTCCAACTGGAGGCCGAGGCGGGCATGGTGGGCATCAACGTCCCCATCCCGGTCCCCGTCGGCTACCACTCCTTCGGCGGCTGGAAGGACTCCCTCTTCGGCGACCACCACATCTACGGCAACGACGGCGTGCACTTCTACACCCGAGGCAAGGTCATCACCACCCGCTGGCCCGACCCCGCCGACAGCGGCATCAACCTCGGCTTCCCCCGCAACCACTGA
- a CDS encoding alpha/beta fold hydrolase, whose product MDLRLRGRRLYATAAALAVLIGGGTWVATASDGAPAVRQEDRVLTMPQAPESGVDGGGKGGVRIDTSFFTAEDGRRRRPAVLLGHGFGGSKDEVRAQAQQLARDGYAVLTWSARGFGKSGGKIGLNDPKAEVADVSRLIDWLAKRPEVRLDKAGDPRVGVAGASYGGAVSLLAAGYDQRVDAIAPQITYWNLADALVPNGVFKKLWAGVFFTTGAAGFGTETDPDKKPEEGRGEEGRGTGTGAGGGASVGEGRTGRDGDRRPTARDGGCGRFERQLCEMYERIAVAGKPDDAARALLQERSPSAVGDRIKVPTLIIQGQADSLFTLGQADAMAKAIKKNGAPVAVDWIAGGHDGGDHETARVEARTKAWFDRYLKGEQGADTGPAFRVSRTGGVDSTNGSARLRGASGESYPGLDGDPRTVRLTGREQTIANPAGANPPSVSGVPGIGGIAGLSRLTGLGVGLSLDVPGQFARFDSAPLTSSVRATGEPRTRVHVKADGRGAGRSTDAVIFAKVYDVGPDGRQQRLPAQLVAPYRITGADGEKGRTVELRLPAIDHEFLAGHRMRLVLSATDLAYASPAEPATYTVSLAGGGSAAGGSAADGSAAGDDGRAATTGVLSVPTAPGVRSAAAPLPAWTWGLPVAGAVLAALLLLVGRRRAAAGAPDPSLAEVPLQITGLSKRYAKSADRYAVRGLSFRVEKGQVLGLLGPNGAGKTTTLRMLMGLIKPDDGEIRVFGHAIRPGAPVLSRVGSFVEGAGFLPHLSGRANLDLYWQATGRPAQDAHMEEALEIAGLGDALQRAVRTYSQGMRQRLAIAQAMLGLPDLLILDEPTNGLDPPQIREMRDVMIRYAATGRTVIVSSHLLSEVERSCTHLVVMDRGQLVQAGPVAEITGSGDTLLVGVAPSAVPVSDAVVDKVGALPGVTSAVRAEAGLLVRLDGSIAASALLVELIRLEIPVERIGPHRRLEDAFLTLIGGTR is encoded by the coding sequence ATGGATCTGCGATTGCGCGGGCGGCGGTTGTATGCGACGGCTGCCGCTCTGGCCGTACTCATAGGCGGTGGTACGTGGGTGGCCACCGCCTCGGACGGTGCGCCCGCCGTGCGCCAGGAGGACCGGGTGCTGACCATGCCGCAGGCCCCGGAAAGCGGGGTGGACGGGGGCGGTAAGGGAGGGGTGCGGATCGACACGTCGTTCTTCACCGCCGAGGACGGGCGGAGGCGGCGTCCCGCCGTACTGCTGGGCCATGGCTTCGGCGGCAGCAAGGACGAGGTACGGGCCCAGGCGCAGCAGTTGGCGCGGGACGGCTACGCGGTGCTGACCTGGTCGGCACGCGGGTTCGGCAAGTCGGGCGGGAAGATCGGGCTCAACGACCCGAAGGCGGAGGTCGCCGACGTCAGCCGGCTGATCGACTGGCTGGCGAAGCGGCCCGAGGTACGGCTCGACAAGGCCGGCGACCCGCGCGTCGGCGTCGCCGGGGCCTCGTACGGGGGCGCGGTCTCGCTGCTGGCGGCCGGGTACGACCAGCGGGTCGACGCCATCGCGCCGCAGATCACGTACTGGAATCTCGCCGACGCGCTGGTACCCAACGGCGTCTTCAAGAAGCTGTGGGCAGGGGTGTTCTTCACGACCGGAGCGGCCGGGTTCGGTACGGAGACGGACCCGGACAAGAAGCCGGAGGAAGGCAGGGGAGAGGAAGGCAGGGGGACGGGGACCGGGGCCGGCGGAGGGGCTTCGGTGGGTGAGGGGCGTACAGGAAGGGACGGCGACAGGCGGCCGACGGCGCGGGACGGCGGCTGCGGGCGGTTCGAGCGGCAGTTGTGCGAGATGTACGAGCGGATCGCCGTCGCGGGCAAGCCGGACGACGCGGCCCGCGCGCTGCTCCAGGAGCGCAGCCCGTCCGCCGTCGGCGACCGGATCAAGGTGCCGACGCTGATCATCCAGGGCCAGGCCGACTCGCTGTTCACCCTCGGCCAGGCCGATGCCATGGCCAAGGCCATCAAGAAGAACGGCGCGCCGGTCGCCGTCGACTGGATCGCGGGCGGCCACGACGGCGGTGATCACGAGACCGCGCGCGTCGAGGCCCGTACGAAGGCGTGGTTCGACCGTTATCTGAAGGGTGAGCAAGGCGCCGACACCGGGCCGGCCTTCCGCGTCAGCCGTACCGGGGGAGTGGACTCCACCAACGGCTCGGCCCGGCTGCGCGGCGCGAGCGGCGAGAGCTACCCCGGGCTGGACGGTGATCCACGCACGGTACGGCTGACCGGCCGCGAGCAGACCATCGCCAACCCGGCCGGCGCCAACCCGCCCTCGGTCTCCGGCGTGCCGGGCATCGGCGGTATCGCCGGACTCAGCCGCCTGACCGGCCTGGGCGTGGGCCTCTCCCTCGACGTCCCCGGCCAGTTCGCGCGCTTCGACTCCGCGCCGCTGACTTCGTCCGTACGGGCCACGGGTGAGCCGAGGACACGCGTACACGTGAAGGCCGACGGACGGGGCGCGGGCCGGAGTACGGACGCGGTGATCTTCGCCAAGGTGTACGACGTCGGGCCGGACGGGCGGCAGCAGCGGCTGCCCGCGCAGCTCGTGGCGCCGTACCGGATCACCGGTGCCGACGGGGAGAAGGGCCGGACGGTCGAGCTGCGGCTGCCCGCCATCGATCATGAATTCCTGGCGGGGCACCGGATGCGGCTGGTCCTGTCCGCGACGGACCTGGCGTACGCCTCGCCGGCCGAGCCCGCCACGTACACCGTCTCGCTCGCCGGGGGCGGGTCTGCGGCTGGAGGGTCCGCGGCTGACGGGTCCGCGGCCGGTGACGACGGCCGTGCGGCCACCACCGGTGTCCTGAGCGTGCCGACCGCGCCCGGCGTACGCAGCGCCGCGGCCCCGCTCCCCGCGTGGACCTGGGGCCTGCCGGTGGCCGGTGCCGTCCTTGCCGCGCTGCTGCTGCTCGTCGGCCGGCGCCGGGCCGCGGCCGGCGCACCCGATCCGTCCCTGGCCGAAGTGCCGCTCCAGATCACGGGCCTGAGCAAGCGGTACGCGAAGTCCGCCGACCGGTACGCCGTACGGGGGCTGTCCTTCCGCGTCGAGAAGGGCCAGGTGCTCGGCCTCCTCGGCCCCAACGGCGCGGGCAAGACCACCACCCTGCGCATGCTGATGGGCCTGATCAAGCCGGACGACGGCGAGATCCGGGTCTTCGGGCACGCGATCCGGCCCGGCGCGCCGGTGCTCTCGCGGGTCGGCTCCTTCGTCGAGGGCGCCGGTTTCCTGCCGCACCTCTCCGGCCGGGCCAACCTCGACCTCTACTGGCAGGCCACCGGCCGTCCGGCACAGGACGCGCACATGGAGGAGGCGCTGGAGATCGCCGGGCTGGGCGACGCGCTCCAGCGCGCCGTGCGCACGTACTCCCAGGGCATGCGGCAGCGGCTGGCCATCGCCCAGGCCATGCTCGGCCTCCCGGACCTGCTGATCCTGGACGAGCCGACCAACGGGCTGGACCCGCCGCAGATCCGCGAGATGCGGGACGTGATGATCCGCTACGCGGCCACCGGCCGCACCGTCATCGTCTCCAGCCATCTGTTGTCCGAAGTTGAGCGGAGCTGTACGCATCTGGTCGTCATGGACCGCGGACAGCTCGTCCAGGCAGGTCCCGTCGCCGAGATCACCGGCTCCGGCGACACCCTGCTCGTCGGCGTCGCACCGTCCGCCGTACCGGTGTCCGACGCGGTGGTGGACAAGGTCGGCGCGCTGCCGGGCGTCACCTCGGCCGTACGGGCCGAGGCGGGCCTGCTCGTACGGCTGGACGGCTCGATCGCCGCCTCCGCACTGCTCGTCGAACTGATCCGGTTGGAGATCCCGGTGGAACGCATCGGTCCGCACCGCCGTCTTGAGGACGCCTTCCTCACGTTGATAGGAGGCACACGATGA
- a CDS encoding ABC transporter permease, with translation MREKTPPPSSPPSAPGYHARRTLPLRVEALRQLKRRRTFVVAAVLTALPLVLIAAFAIGGDPGRRNSRVNLMDTATVSAANFTATTLFVSAGFLLVIPVALFCGDTVASEAGWSSLRYLLAAPVPRARLLLSKLTVALLFSAAAMVLLPLVALATGSAAYGWGALQLPTGGTLPAGQALPRLALVVAYIFVSQLVTAGLAFWLSTVTDAPLGAVGGAVGLTIVGNVLDQVTALEHWRDFLPAHWQFAWADALQPQLDWSGMLQGAAVSVAYAVVLFAAAFRGFERKDVVS, from the coding sequence GTGCGCGAGAAGACCCCACCGCCCTCCTCACCGCCCTCCGCGCCCGGTTACCACGCGCGCCGCACCCTCCCGCTGCGGGTGGAGGCGCTGCGCCAGCTCAAGCGGCGCCGTACGTTCGTCGTCGCCGCGGTCCTGACGGCACTGCCGCTCGTCCTGATCGCCGCCTTCGCGATCGGCGGCGACCCCGGCAGGCGCAACAGCCGGGTCAACCTCATGGACACCGCCACCGTCTCGGCGGCCAACTTCACCGCGACCACCCTGTTCGTGTCGGCGGGATTCCTGCTCGTCATCCCGGTGGCCCTCTTCTGCGGCGACACGGTGGCCTCGGAGGCCGGCTGGTCCTCGTTGCGCTACCTCCTCGCGGCACCCGTACCACGCGCCCGTCTGCTCCTGAGCAAACTCACCGTGGCACTGCTCTTCAGCGCGGCGGCGATGGTGCTGCTGCCACTGGTCGCGCTGGCCACCGGCTCGGCCGCGTACGGATGGGGGGCACTCCAACTGCCCACCGGGGGCACGCTGCCCGCGGGCCAGGCCCTGCCGCGCCTCGCGCTGGTGGTCGCGTACATCTTCGTCAGCCAGCTCGTCACCGCCGGCCTGGCGTTCTGGCTGTCCACGGTCACCGACGCGCCGCTGGGCGCGGTCGGCGGCGCGGTCGGGCTGACCATCGTCGGCAATGTCCTGGACCAGGTCACCGCCCTGGAGCACTGGCGGGACTTCCTGCCGGCGCACTGGCAGTTCGCCTGGGCGGACGCCCTCCAGCCACAGCTCGACTGGTCCGGCATGCTCCAGGGCGCGGCGGTCTCGGTCGCGTACGCGGTGGTGCTGTTCGCCGCGGCCTTCAGGGGCTTCGAGCGGAAGGACGTGGTGTCCTAG
- a CDS encoding nuclear transport factor 2 family protein, whose product MAACLDPDVVLRQAPGLPYAGDWRGPEGMEQFMAVMGELWHSMEFLEQRQLVSGPEVVVISRVRFVSRATGRALETTIVQLMTVRKGRIREVRPFYWDPAAVAQVCGL is encoded by the coding sequence ATGGCCGCGTGCCTGGACCCGGATGTGGTCCTCCGGCAGGCGCCCGGCCTGCCGTACGCGGGCGACTGGCGCGGCCCGGAGGGCATGGAACAGTTCATGGCCGTCATGGGCGAGCTGTGGCACTCGATGGAATTCCTGGAGCAGCGACAACTGGTGTCCGGGCCGGAGGTGGTGGTGATCAGCCGGGTGCGATTCGTCTCGCGCGCGACGGGGCGGGCGCTGGAGACGACGATCGTGCAGTTGATGACCGTACGGAAGGGCCGCATCCGTGAGGTACGGCCCTTCTACTGGGATCCGGCCGCGGTGGCTCAGGTCTGCGGGCTGTGA